A genomic segment from Polyangia bacterium encodes:
- a CDS encoding thioredoxin domain-containing protein: protein MTNSIVTSPPSETPPGAADFDPALRARLAEALAAQGPGYVPRTHHLIGKAPKYTNRLILEHSPYLLQHAHNPVNWYAWGDEAFAEAKRLKRPVFLSIGYSTCHWCHVMEGESFEDEEIARFMNEHYVCIKVDREERPDLDAIYMSAVQALTGSGGWPMSVWLTPEREPFFGGTYFPPRDGARGAQHGFLTILRELVNTYGQDAARVTKAAQALTRAVRDEMQGQGAVAAGLPTVDAISATVDYFKRAFDDTDGGVRRAPKFPSNIPIRLLLRHYARTGDAQALHMATLTLAKMAGGGLYDQVGGGFHRYSTDAHWLVPHFEKMLYDNALLAVAYAEAFQVTARPDFARVLRETLDYVLREMTAPDGGFYSATDADSEGEEGKFFVWSEGQLRTLLGAGADRFIRYYGVTAAGNFEGHNILNAAHPDEGEWAALRTARQQLYDVRARRVPPLRDDKILAAWNGLMISGLAVGGRVLNDAHYVAAAERAADFVLTHMRKDGRLLRSWKDGPGQHLGYLDDYAFMAAGLLDLFEADFNPRWLREALALSDAVETQFADAAHGGWFMTGADHEQLLAREKPTYDGAEPSGNAVALLNVLRLHTFTADDRWRQIGERALRGFHDALTTKGVAMTEALLAVDYAVSVPREIALIWPASSAGASQAPPASAEPLLAVLRKTFVPSHALAGAADGTGVAALAPLATFVDGKLALAGQVTAYVCERGQCELPTHDPAVLAAQLTRHRR, encoded by the coding sequence ATGACCAACTCCATCGTGACCTCGCCGCCGTCGGAGACGCCCCCGGGCGCGGCGGATTTTGATCCGGCGCTGCGGGCGCGTCTGGCGGAAGCGCTGGCGGCCCAAGGGCCGGGGTACGTGCCGCGCACGCATCACCTGATCGGCAAGGCGCCCAAGTACACCAACCGGCTGATCCTGGAACACAGCCCGTATCTACTGCAGCACGCCCACAATCCGGTGAACTGGTACGCCTGGGGCGACGAGGCCTTCGCCGAAGCGAAACGGCTCAAGCGGCCGGTGTTCCTGTCCATCGGTTACTCCACCTGCCACTGGTGTCACGTGATGGAGGGTGAATCGTTCGAGGACGAAGAGATCGCCCGCTTCATGAACGAACACTACGTGTGCATCAAGGTCGACCGCGAAGAGCGTCCCGATCTCGACGCCATCTACATGAGCGCGGTGCAGGCGCTGACCGGTTCGGGCGGCTGGCCGATGAGTGTGTGGCTGACGCCCGAGCGCGAGCCGTTCTTCGGCGGCACATATTTCCCGCCCCGCGACGGCGCGCGCGGCGCCCAGCACGGCTTTCTCACCATCCTGCGCGAGCTCGTCAACACCTACGGCCAGGACGCCGCTCGCGTGACCAAGGCGGCGCAGGCCTTGACCCGCGCTGTGCGCGACGAGATGCAAGGGCAGGGCGCCGTCGCCGCCGGCTTGCCCACCGTCGACGCCATCAGCGCCACGGTCGATTATTTCAAGCGCGCCTTCGACGACACCGACGGTGGCGTGCGCCGGGCGCCGAAGTTTCCTTCGAACATTCCCATCCGTTTGCTGCTGCGCCACTACGCCCGCACCGGCGACGCCCAGGCGCTGCACATGGCTACCCTGACCCTTGCGAAGATGGCCGGCGGTGGCCTTTACGATCAGGTGGGCGGCGGCTTTCATCGCTATTCGACCGACGCGCACTGGCTGGTGCCGCACTTTGAAAAGATGCTGTATGACAACGCGCTTCTGGCGGTGGCCTACGCCGAGGCGTTCCAGGTGACGGCGCGCCCGGATTTCGCCCGCGTGCTGCGCGAAACGCTGGACTACGTGCTGCGCGAGATGACCGCGCCCGACGGCGGCTTCTATTCGGCCACCGACGCCGACTCGGAAGGCGAAGAGGGCAAGTTCTTCGTCTGGTCGGAGGGCCAGCTGCGCACGCTGCTGGGCGCCGGCGCCGATCGTTTCATTCGTTACTACGGCGTCACCGCGGCCGGCAACTTCGAAGGCCACAACATCTTGAACGCCGCGCACCCCGACGAGGGCGAGTGGGCGGCGCTGAGGACAGCCCGCCAGCAGCTTTACGACGTGCGCGCCCGGCGCGTGCCGCCGTTGCGCGACGACAAGATCTTGGCGGCGTGGAACGGCCTGATGATCTCCGGCCTGGCGGTGGGCGGGCGCGTACTGAACGACGCGCACTATGTCGCGGCCGCCGAACGGGCGGCGGATTTTGTCCTCACCCACATGCGCAAGGACGGCCGCCTGCTGCGCAGCTGGAAAGACGGCCCCGGCCAGCACCTCGGTTATCTGGACGACTATGCGTTCATGGCAGCCGGCCTGCTGGATCTGTTCGAGGCCGATTTCAACCCGCGCTGGCTGCGCGAGGCGCTGGCGCTGAGCGATGCGGTGGAGACCCAGTTCGCCGACGCCGCCCACGGCGGCTGGTTCATGACCGGCGCCGATCACGAACAGCTGCTGGCGCGCGAGAAGCCCACCTACGACGGCGCCGAGCCGTCGGGAAACGCCGTCGCGCTGTTGAACGTTCTGCGCCTGCACACCTTCACCGCCGACGATCGCTGGCGCCAGATCGGCGAGCGTGCCCTGCGTGGTTTTCACGACGCGCTGACCACCAAGGGCGTGGCCATGACCGAAGCGTTGCTGGCGGTCGATTATGCGGTCAGCGTCCCGCGCGAGATCGCCTTGATCTGGCCGGCCAGCAGCGCGGGCGCCTCACAAGCGCCGCCCGCCTCGGCCGAACCGTTGCTGGCGGTGTTGCGAAAGACCTTCGTTCCCAGCCACGCCCTGGCCGGCGCCGCCGATGGGACGGGCGT
- a CDS encoding type II toxin-antitoxin system VapC family toxin — MKTAVDTSVLLDVLAADPIFGDDSLRALKSAYSAGAVVAGEVVWAEVRAQFESDSLFDAAMKMLSVEFWPSSAEASNLAGALWRQQRRRSKARRERVVPDFLIGAHALIEADALLTRDRGFYRDYFKKLNVIEP, encoded by the coding sequence ATGAAGACCGCCGTCGACACGTCGGTTCTTCTGGATGTCTTGGCCGCCGATCCGATCTTCGGTGATGATTCACTCCGTGCTCTCAAGTCGGCCTATTCAGCGGGAGCCGTGGTGGCCGGGGAAGTCGTCTGGGCGGAGGTTCGTGCGCAGTTCGAGAGCGATTCCTTGTTCGATGCGGCCATGAAGATGTTGAGCGTCGAGTTCTGGCCGTCCTCCGCGGAGGCGTCGAATCTGGCCGGCGCCCTCTGGCGCCAGCAGAGGCGGCGAAGCAAGGCAAGGCGCGAGCGAGTCGTACCGGACTTCCTGATTGGGGCGCATGCCCTCATCGAAGCGGACGCGTTGCTGACGAGAGACCGAGGCTTTTACCGAGACTACTTCAAGAAGCTGAACGTCATCGAGCCGTAG